The Bacteroidota bacterium genome segment TGGGCAATTCTATTGCCTGTGATGCAAACGGCAATGTGTTTGTAACTGGATCTACCTATTCAACCGATTTTCCGGTTTCTGTAGGTTGTTTTCAGGGAGCGAATGCGGGGGGGGGGGGGGCTGATGCTTTTATTCTGAAATTTTCCAATGTCGGCAATCGTTTGTGGGCGACTTATTATGGTGGAAATAGCTATGAAGAGGGGTGTTCCATTGCCATTGATAACAGCGGCAATGTGTTTGTAACTGGATATACCGGATCAACCAATTTCCCTGTTTCTGTAGCTTGTTTTCAGGGAGCGAATGCGGGTGGGGGTGATGCTTTTATTCTGAAATTTTCCAATGCGGGCAATCGTTTGTTGGCAACTTATTATGGAGGAAGTGGAGATGACCGCGGCTTTTCCATTGCCTGTGATTCAAACGGCAATGTGTTTGTAACAGGAAAGACCAATTCAACCAATTTTCCTGTTCAGAATGCAGGCACGTTTTTTCAGGGAGCGAATGCGGGGGGGATCGATGCCTTTATTCTAAAATTTGACAATTCCGGCAATCGTTTGTGGGCGACTTATTATGGAGGAAGCGGAAATGAATTGTGGTTTTTTTTTACGTATGATAATTTAGCTGTTAATTCCTGCGGCAATGTATATATGAGTTTTAATACCAATTCCAGTGCATTGTTGGTTCAGCCCTCTCCCTCCTGCTCTGGAGGATATTCTGACAATACCTACAATGGTAGTAGTAGTGGTGGTGTGTTTGGGGATATATTCTTGGTTTTATTTTCCAACACAGGAGCCCTTCTATGGAATACTTATATAGGCGGGAGTGGAGGGGATTTTCGCGAAGCATTAGCTGTTGATGCCAATGACAACCTGTTTATGGCAGGAGAATGGATTGATGTAACTAACTCTTCCACTTATCCTCTTACCGATCCGGGTGGGGGCGCATATTACGATGCCACTTTTAATAATTCTCATGATGGATATATTCTCAAATTCATACCCGATTCTGTTACTTACACCCAAAGCCAGGTTAACAGTACCACCTGCACACCCTGCAACGGCAGCGCCACCGTTAATGTAAGTTGCGGTAATCCCAATTACAGCTATGTATGGAGCAATGGCAGCAGCACCATGAATGTTACCAGTACCACCAATACCGTTACCGGTTTATGCCCGGGTACCTACACAGTAACCACAACAAGTAATTGCAATCAAACACAAACGGCAACGTTTGTTATAACGGGTACACCGTGTAGTACCTGCACTTTAGCCGGCCAATTCACCAAGGGCACCGCCAACTGCACAAACTGTGGCTGCAAAGAGTGGATCATGGTAACAGCCACAGGCGGCACAAGTCCTTATAGCTATGCCTGGCCCGATGGCTATGATAAGCGATACAAAAATCAGCTTTGTTCAGGTGTATACACGATAAATATTAAAGACAAGAACGGCTGCAGTATAAATGTCAATCTTACTGCACCATAACCCATTGTTAGTTATCAGGTGTTGGTAATAAAGCTACACGAATGTTAAGTTAGGTGTAATTTGTAAAGGGATAACATAGCTTGAAGCGATGTCATTCCTGATTTTATACGTCATTAAAAATTAACATACCACGAACAGTCAACGAACAACTTTTTTACCCTTTTCCCTTATAACATCCGCAAAAGGCTGATCCTCTATTTTACTGTCAAGCCATCGCAAAAAATCAAATTGCTCAGGAGTATACATATCAGGAACAGTATTTAAATTTTTCAGGATTTTCCGTTTTAGCTCTGAAAAGGCGCTGCGTTGCTGCATTTTTGAATTCAGAATGAAATATTTTCTGTAAATAAATTCTATTACGGTCTTCTCCGTTTTCGTCATGAGTTTATTCTCCTTTTTATTCCTGAGTAAAGTTCT includes the following:
- a CDS encoding SBBP repeat-containing protein; its protein translation is MKNTYKYIFVLFLLANVASFAGNNKENNDPALAQQYLSAEALAQAGMQNQPVKFLENKGQMTDMDNNPVPFVLFKAEAPGMNMYITEKGITYTFIQSEENESEETENEKEGKMHSEKEENIIFKWERVDMELKGATIKKENTCGELSRTIIREGVSAEHFNYFYGHCPDGIYDVKQYEKITIKNIYPGIDWVLYNSNEKGFKYDFIVHPGADYKQIELRYKSKTPVKINAQGELELYTNYGNIKENAPVSFYEGQEIKTRFKQRYQKRIEKNEDNGYESSVVFDLEPGTRNPEHGTLIIDPQLVWATFYGGNADDGPMSIDTDGGGNVFVTGYTSSTNFPVQIAGTFFQGVYGGGVDAFILKFSNVGALLWATYYGGSVADVSHYIACDGIGNVFVTGYTQSTDFPVCNGLVCCGICTPGYFQGVHAGGGGDAFILKFDNSGNRLWATYYGGSGWDVGNSIACDANGNVFVTGSTYSTDFPVSVGCFQGANAGGGGADAFILKFSNVGNRLWATYYGGNSYEEGCSIAIDNSGNVFVTGYTGSTNFPVSVACFQGANAGGGDAFILKFSNAGNRLLATYYGGSGDDRGFSIACDSNGNVFVTGKTNSTNFPVQNAGTFFQGANAGGIDAFILKFDNSGNRLWATYYGGSGNELWFFFTYDNLAVNSCGNVYMSFNTNSSALLVQPSPSCSGGYSDNTYNGSSSGGVFGDIFLVLFSNTGALLWNTYIGGSGGDFREALAVDANDNLFMAGEWIDVTNSSTYPLTDPGGGAYYDATFNNSHDGYILKFIPDSVTYTQSQVNSTTCTPCNGSATVNVSCGNPNYSYVWSNGSSTMNVTSTTNTVTGLCPGTYTVTTTSNCNQTQTATFVITGTPCSTCTLAGQFTKGTANCTNCGCKEWIMVTATGGTSPYSYAWPDGYDKRYKNQLCSGVYTINIKDKNGCSINVNLTAP